GTACAAGGGACCAACCCAGAGGGATCCCCTAGCACAAGTTTTGCAACATTGATGGGATGGAATCCGTCTACGTCCTTTCTTGGATCAATAGCGCGCGCAATCTCAATTTCGTTGAGATGGGGAGGGGTGGGAGACTGGACAAGGATACCATGAATCTTCGGATCATCGTTTAGTGTGGCAATGCGGGTAAGCAACTCTTGTTGAGTGATGGTATCTGGAAGCTCTAGCCTAAGTGAGTAAAGTCCTAGTCTGGTACATTGCTCGGTCTTCTTCCTAACGTACACTCGCGAGGTCGGTTGGTTGCCAACCAGGATGACTGCTAGTCCTGGGCGTATCCCATAGGAGGAGAGCGCTGCAATCCTGATACGAGTTTCCTCGTGAACTTTTTCTGCGACACTAATTCCGTCAATCAGCCCCATTTTTTAGCAAAGCCTCGATGCGGGCACGTTCAGCTTCTAGAGTTCCTTCCCCACTACCCTTAGCGACCATTTCATAGGGTGCGATAACTATCCCCACTCGCGAAAAAGGGAGAGGAATCCGGAACCTATCCCAGCTTCTAAGGGTGATAGCATGGGAGAAGTAGGCATGTACAGGGAGGATGCGAGCCTCTGTAGTACTGGCAAGGAAAAGTGGGCCTGGATGAAGATAGTATCGTGGACCACGAGGGCCATCAGGGGTGATGGCGATGTCAAATCCTTGTTGCAACTTTGTAGTGAGCTCCAAGAGTGCTTGAGAACCGCGGCGGGAACTCGATCCCCGCACTGTTCCTATGCGGAAAGCAGCCATAATTGCAGCAAGGATTTCTCCATCCCGGCTCGGGCTAGCGAGCACAAAGACGCCCCGCCGACAAGCAGGGTATTTCCGCAAGAAGGCTAGAGCAACGGCAAAAATTCGATCGTGCCAGAAAGTAATGATCACCGGAAAACTGGGGGGGGCTACTGTAAATCCTGAGTGATCTTCCAGCTGCAGGCGCAGCGTAGCAAGTATAACGCGACTTAGCAGGCCAACGATACTGGTGAGGAATTTTTTTCCAAGAGTCATGAAATACCGCACCATGAAGTAAAGCAGAGATAGCTCAGACTACGTGTCACCGCGTTCCAGTATTCTTCCTATTCCACGCTTGTAACGAGATGGTAACATGATGAGTCTTCTGGCCAGGATTTCAACTACATTGCTTTGCTTTATTATGCTTGGCACACCGGGAGCCGAGACATTTTATGTTGATGGCCCCGGTTCTCTCTACTGGACCTTGTGGTAAATGGGGGTCCCAGAGCTACGCGGAGAACCTGACGCAAGCTAGCAGCAGGTAGACGCGCATTTTCGGTTTTCATCCTGGTACCTGCAAGAAGGCGGGAGAGGAGGCTAATGTGTACAAAGAAAAGAGAGAGGGCAAGGGGGCACGCGGAAGTATAGGGAGGGTTAATCACGTGAGGGCATTGGGCCAGCTCAACGGCTAAGAAGTTTTGAGAAGTTTTTGTCTCGTTGGATTTTGTTTTTGACAGAGTCTTCTAATTAGTTAGCCTGAGTCTCCTCCTCCCCTCGGGAATGAAAATGGATGCGCCTCCTCTGCCTGTGCGTAGGCTGAAAGCGGACGGGGGGTTTCTAGCTTCCCGGGAATAAGAAAGCTCAAGATCTTTTGCTCAAGACAGGTTGTGCCCATGTAGCTCAGTCGGCAGAGCACGTTCTTGGTAAGGACGAGGGCGCCGGTTCAATCCCGGTCATGGGCTCTCGCTCTGGCTTTAGAGGGGCGACTAACGCGAGCACTAACGCTTTATTAGCACCAACGATAACCAATAACAGATGGCAAAAGAAGCATTTAAAAGAGATAAACTGCACTGCAATGTCGGGACCATCGGTCACGTAGACCACGGGAAGACAACTCTCACTGCTGCGATTACTACTTGCCTTGCTAAGCAGGGCAAAGCCAAGGCGTATGCTTATGACGAGATCGACGCCGCACCGGAGGAGAAGGAACGCGGTATTACCATTTCCACTGCTCATGTGGAATACGAGAGCGACTACCGTCACTATGCTCATGTGGATTGCCCTGGGCATGCAGATTATGTAAAAAATATGATTACAGGGGCAGCTCAGATGGATGGTGCCATTCTCGTCTGCAGTGCAGCGGACGGTCCTATGCCGCAGACTCGCGAGCACATCCTTCTTGCCCGTCAAGTTGGTGTACCGTCTGTGGTGGTCTTTCTAAACAAAGTAGACATGGTAGATGACCCAGACCTTCTGGAGTTGGTCGAAATGGAGCTGAGAGACTTGCTTTCCAAGTATGGTTTTCCTGGAAATGATATTCCTATCATTAAGGGGAGCGCTCTGAAGGCCTTGAATGCCGATCTTGAAGGAGAAAAACAAGTTTTACAGCTCGTCGAAGCAGTAGATAAGTACATTCCCACACCGGAGAGGCCTATTGATAAGCCTTTCTTGATGCCCATTGAGGACGTTTTTAACATCGAAGGTCGTGGGACTGTGGCTACAGGGCGTGTGGAACGCGGCATCCTCAAAAAGATGGAAGAAGTTG
This DNA window, taken from Candidatus Xiphinematobacter sp., encodes the following:
- a CDS encoding lysophospholipid acyltransferase family protein: MVRYFMTLGKKFLTSIVGLLSRVILATLRLQLEDHSGFTVAPPSFPVIITFWHDRIFAVALAFLRKYPACRRGVFVLASPSRDGEILAAIMAAFRIGTVRGSSSRRGSQALLELTTKLQQGFDIAITPDGPRGPRYYLHPGPLFLASTTEARILPVHAYFSHAITLRSWDRFRIPLPFSRVGIVIAPYEMVAKGSGEGTLEAERARIEALLKNGAD
- the tuf gene encoding elongation factor Tu, producing MAKEAFKRDKLHCNVGTIGHVDHGKTTLTAAITTCLAKQGKAKAYAYDEIDAAPEEKERGITISTAHVEYESDYRHYAHVDCPGHADYVKNMITGAAQMDGAILVCSAADGPMPQTREHILLARQVGVPSVVVFLNKVDMVDDPDLLELVEMELRDLLSKYGFPGNDIPIIKGSALKALNADLEGEKQVLQLVEAVDKYIPTPERPIDKPFLMPIEDVFNIEGRGTVATGRVERGILKKMEEVEIVGLSRDTKTRKTVVTDIEMFRKLLDEARAGDNVGLLLRGLKKDEVERGQVIAKPNSITGHKKFKAEVYVLSKDEGGRHTPFFSNYRPQFYFRTTDVTGKVQLPEGVEMVMPGDNVTLDVELDAPIAMEKTIRFAIREGGRTVGAGRVSDVLE